From Caretta caretta isolate rCarCar2 chromosome 14, rCarCar1.hap1, whole genome shotgun sequence, the proteins below share one genomic window:
- the ARHGDIA gene encoding rho GDP-dissociation inhibitor 1 — protein sequence MAEQEPTAEQLAQIAAENEEDEHSVNYKPPAQKSIQEIQELDKDDESLRKYKEALLGSVNVATDPSTPNVVVTKLTLVCATAPGPLDLDLTGDLESYKKQSFVLKEAVEYRIKISFRVNKEIVSGLKYIQHTFRKGVKIDKTDYMVGSYGPRAEEYEFLTPMEEAPKGILARGSYNIKSKFTDDDKTDHLSWEWNLTIKKEWKE from the exons ATGGCAGAGCAGGAGCCGACCGCAGAGCAGCTGGCCCAGATTGCAGCAGAGAATGAGGAAGATGAACACTCTGTCAACTACAAACCACCTGCCCAGAAAAGCATCCAAGAGATCCAGGAGCTGGACAAGGATGATGAGAGCCTGCGCAAATACAAGGAGGCTCTGCTGGGTTCTGTGAACGTAGCTACTG ACCCCAGCACTCCTAACGTGGTCGTGACCAAACTGACACTGGTCTGTGCCACTGCCCCTGGGCCTCTGGACCTGGACCTGACAG GGGATCTGGAAAGCTACAAGAAGCAGTCGTTTGTGCTGAAGGAGGCTGTGGAGTATCGGATAAAAATCTCCTTCCGG GTGAACAAGGAGATCGTGTCGGGGCTGAAGTACATTCAGCACACGTTCAGGAAAGGAGTGAAAA TTGACAAGACTGACTACATGGTTGGGAGCTATGGGCCCCGAGCAGAGGAGTATGAGTTCCTGACCCCCATGGAGGAAGCCCCCAAGGGTATACTGGCCCGGGGCAGCTACAACATCAAATCCAAATTCACAGATGATGATAAGACTGACCATCTGTCCTGGGAGTGGAACCTGACCATCAAGAAGGAGTGGAAGGAGTAG